The region AGGTGAATAGCGCATCTGCTGTTCGGCCAGAAGTCTCAAGGCCGGATGGCGGTAATTCGACATGATCGGCCCTTTCATTTCTGGCCTGAGGATATTGGATTCAAAAACCTGGAATTCGTTCAAACAAAAAGTATTCAACAACAACGAATATGGGTTTGCCTTTGGCAAGACGTTCCTTGGAGGTTTTCTTCGGGATGGTCGTCCATTGAGACAAGTGTTCCATTATGAACCGATGAACGTTGCATTCTGTTTCACACCGTTCAATTTTCGCGGAACGTTCACCACAGAAACTCGTTCTTCCGGCCCCTGACCTGATTGAGTGCAGATTTCAGGCCGGAAAATCCCCCGGCCTTCATATCTGAAAACTTCATATGTCTGAAAACCAGGGTTGAAGCCGAGCTGCGTGTCTGACTCAAAGCACCAGGTATTCAAACGCTCTTCCCTTCTCTACGAACGAATACCTGACATTACTGGATCATCTTTCGCGCTGAGAAAGAATTCTGAAGTCAGAAAAGAGTTTCCGTCCGTAACGACGCAACGGCAGATCAGTGAGTGATCCGAGTCGTGGCCTCATACAGAGACGACAAATAGTTTACGACGTTTCCATTCCGGGAAATAAGCCTCATTTTTGACACGTCACTCGCAGAGAGGTTCGCGGAGATCGTCATCGGATATCAACCTGCTCAAACACAATTGACTGTAATTTGCTGACAAAGTGATTTGCTGACAAAGCCGTCATCTGTTGAGGTGGAACGACGTTAATCTTCTGCCAGGACTTCGCCTGGTTTTTCGAGGTAAGAAGGGCGTGTCTGATAGAACAAGGCTTTTCTTTCGCCCGGAAGTGTGAAATCAAACCCACACTTTCTGAAGAAATCCTCGGTCGAAGTGATTGCCAGAACTTCGAACACGTTCTGTTCCCGTGCTCGATCAATCACGGCCTGCACCACGGCACGACCGACGCCGCGTCCTTGATAGATGGGACTGACCGCCAGACTTCGCAGCTCTCCGAGTTTGGGTGAATAAATTTCTAAGGCGGCAAAACCGGCAATTCTACCGCCAATTTCTGCGATAAAGCCATGCTTGGTAAGAATCTCAAGTTCATCGTGAGTTCGCGGCAAAAGTCGGCCGACGGCGACAAAGGGCGTCAGAAACTCAGCCAGAGCCGGCACATCGGCCGGCAGTGCCTGCCTGACAGTCAGTTCGGACATTCCTGTTTCACTCATGACGTATGAATACCCTCTATTCCGCATCTGCCGAAAGTCTTGAATGCGATCGCTGCTTTATCGTCAAAAAACTTCAGGCCAGCAATTGTCTTCAGTTCTCAATCATCAGTCGTGTTCAGGATTCGCGATGAGTTGCTGGAGTGTCTGCAAATTGATCAGATCGAGATCCACGCCATCCCGCTCCCCTTTTTCGGTCTCCAGATACTTGGGGATGTGGGACAACCGATCGTCATGGAGCAATCGCGAAAAAGGGATGCGACCCAGCTGCCCTTCGCCAATATGGGCATGTCGATCCACCCGACTGCCCAACCCTTTCATACTGTCATTGAGATGAAACGCACGCACGCGATCGAAGCCAATCTTTTGCGAAAACTTCTCCAAAGTGTCCGCGTAATCATCAGCCGTATGTAGTGGATAACCAGCGGCGAAAATGTGACAGGTATCGATGCAGATTCCAATTCGATCCGGTTCCCGCACACCATCGAGCATCTGAGACAACTCTTCAAACCGGGCGCCGAGGCAACTTCCCTGACCGGCAGTCGTTTCGAGCCAGACCTGAGCCCGAAATCCTTTGCACTTCGCATGGACATCGTCCAGGGCTTCAATCACGCGGGTAATCCCGGCTTCGGGCGTCGATTTGACGGCACTGCCGGGATGCAACACGACGCCGGGAATCCCCAGCGCTTCGGCTCGCTCCAGTTCATCCACGAGGGCATCGCAGGATTTATTCCAAAGCACGTCATCAGGACTGGCTAAGTTGATCAGATAACTGGCATGAGCGCAGGTGGCCTGAATTCCGGTCGATTTCCAGGTCGTCTGGAATTGGCGAATGTCGTCCTCTGTCAGCGGTTTCCCCCGCCATTGATTGTTATTCTTGGTGAAGAGCTGCACGCAGCCCATCCCCAGGCGATGACCCGCTTCGAGGGCTTTATAACAGCCCCCCGCAATCGACATGTGCGCACCAAGAATCGACACTGGCATTCTCCGGACGGATCTGATTTTTCTCAAAGAATACCTTAACGCTCATCGGACTCACATTGAATGACTCGATAATCATTGAGGTCTGGGTTTGCCGGTGGAAAGTGAATCGACAGTGACGCAGTGGTACCAGGTTTTGATCATCGGTCTGGCGATGGGGTGCATGCTCCTCGGGATCGCAGTCGCGATTGTCTCCACAAAGCGAACCCGCACGGAAAAGAATCGGGGAGGCTCAACTTCCACTCCTTCATGTTCAAAAAATGAGATATCGCCGATTGATCAAGATGTTTCGCACCACTCGCCAAATGCCGGTGCCGGGTCGAATGTGTTTGCTGATGCCACATTGGCAGCAAATTCTGACCAGCATCGTGTGCCCGACCAGCAGATTGATGCAGAAATTCTGGCTTCAGCCGAGCACGATATCCTGCTGCATTGGAACAGCCTGACCCGTACTGCAGAAGAGTATTTACACAGAGGAGGCCATCGCGGCATCTGCTGGCAGATCATGGGGTGGCAACCAGAGATCGTGTTGGCAACAGCGCCTTCCACCATTGGCGTGTGGGCAGTAGCGGGGATTGAGTTGCTTCCCGATCTATCAAACAATGAAGAGTTGCTCGATGCTCCTGGTGCTGATCAGATCAAGCAGGCCAGTCTGCTGTTTCACTATGCGGCAATCAATTTATCGGAACCCATGGAACCGCAGTTTCATCGCCCCGATCATCCTCTCCCCCACCAGAATACAGATTCAAAAACTGGAACTGTTGATCTGCCATCTGTAGCGGATATTGCTTCCGATCAAGCCTCAGACCTCCGGTTGAATTCCTTAAGGGATGAACCATTGCGGTGGCGATTTGCCTGTCGATTGCTCATGAATCTATCTCCAGAGCGGGCGGTCGAGCGGCTGAGCTACCGTCTTCAAGCAAAAATCCAACGTCCTGATCGTTGACTTGTTTCGGCAGAAGTTGCCATTCGCAGGGCTCGAACGACAGTTCGTCTTGGTGTGATCGAGCAATTGTGCCTACAAGCGATAAAAGCGGCACGAAACGCACGACTTTGATGTGAATCTGTATGGCCTGTATCGATGTTGCGGAATCAGTAAACCTGACGCCCTGAGCATTGGACCATGTGTTGATGCGGTTAACGATTCCGATACGTTCGACGAGACCATGGCAGACGCTCGCGCTCAAGAGGCCTGCCAGTCGCGAATTTCGGAATGGATGCCGGTCGGCATCATCCCCTTGACTCTGCAAGGCTCGCAGGGAGTTTGGCGGTGGGATATCGCCAGACTCGGGATTTTCCGAACACATGGAACGTGTGATTGAGGAGCGCATGATGCAGTTTTCTCTCCCAAAGTCCTGGCGGACATCACTGGCTCGCGCCGGTGTGCTGCTGGGTGCTTTTGGCGCGATGGCAATGCCGGTGTTTGCTGAGGATGCAACCACGATTGCCGAACAGGCCAAAAAGCGTTTGAACGGCGAAGTGGTGGCAGCCCCTGCCTCCCCGATTTACCAGGTCAGCGCTATGCAGGAACAGGTGCCTCCACCTGTTCCTGGTGCCAACGTTGGTCAACCAGACCAGATTTTCGTGGATCCTGGTTACGCTGCACCCGCAGAAGCTGAAGAAGCTGGTCCCTGGACACTCCAGAGCGTGATGGGCTCTGGCCTGGCCGATAAAGGCATCGTTTTTGGCGGATGGGCCGATATCGGTTACTCCAGCAATCCTGACCTGTCGTTTACCAGCGCTGCTGAAGACGACAATGTCAACCTCAGCCAGTTCTACATGTTCCTGAAGAAAGAAGCTGACGGCTCCAAAGGGATCGATTGGGGTTTCCGCTTCGACGCCCTCTACGGTACTGACGGTGACGACGCTCAGTCGTTTGGTAACCCCAACCGTACCTATGACAACTCAGCTGCGTTTGATCACGGGATCTACGAGTGGGCCTTGCCACAGCTCTACGGCGAAATCGCTGTGGGAGATGTCTCGGTCAAGCTGGGTCACTTCTATACCATCATCGGTTACGAAGTTGTGACCTCGCCTGACAACTTCTTCTACAGCCGCCAGATCATGTTCTGGAACAGTGAGCCCTTCACTCACACCGGTGCTCTCGCCACTTGGAAAGCCAGCGACAAGCTGACTGTCTGGGGCGGTTGGACTGCTGGTTGGGATACCGGCTTTGCCCAGTTCGATGGCGGTAGCAACTTCCTCGGTGGTATGAGCTATGCTGCCACTGACAAGTTGAGCCTGGTCTACACCACAGCTCTCGGCGATTTCGGTCTCCGTGGGACAGGGGCCATCAACAGCTTCATCCTCTCCTACATGATTACCGACAAGCTCCAGTACGTTGGTCAGTACGACGTGCTCGGAACGAATAACGACGTTGATTTCCAGACAGACGGTGTCGTTCGCGACTCGAACGGTCTGGTCAACTACCTGTTCTACACGATCAACGATCAGTGGAAGACTGGTGCTCGTTGGGAATGGTACAAGCCCGATGGTGTTTCGTACTACGAAATGACCTACGGTGTGAACTACAAACCAACTCAAAACTTTGTTCTGCGTCCTGAAGTCCGCTACCAGTGGGCTCCTGGAATCAGCTACGAAGAATTCATCTTCGGCGTCGACGCTATCTTCAAGTTCTAATCTGAAGACGGCGGGAATGATCTGACTTGATACTGCTGCCGGAAGAATTGCGGTCTTCCGGCAGCGTATTTGGCCTCATCGCGTTCACGGATGTCCTGCGAGCCGCGGGGACGAGAATTTTTCTCGTCCCCGTGTCTGTTTTTAGGGGTGGAAATTGTTGGTTATTGGTTGTCATACGGATTCGCAATATTCAACTACAATCCTTGGTATCGGGTGGCTGGGGCCACACGTCTTCGCGAACCCCCAGTTCGTTCCGAAAATCCGAAAATCGCTGGGGGTTCGAAGACTCAACCCCAGCCACCCGCCGCGCAGTTGGTTATTGGAATCCGAATTATTTCACGGTTGCTGGTTGAGAGCCTGGAATGGATTTCCTAAGTAAAGTCTTGCTCGGCTTGGGCTTCTTCTTCCCTGTGGTGAGTTTCGTAACGCTCATTCTGGCAGCCATTGAGAGTCGTCGCACGGGACGAAACTGCTCCGCCATACTCATTCCGTTGATCGGCCCCATCGCTTTGACGGGCTGGGTTCTGGTCACCGGCCGGTCGAGTTGGTTCATCCCGCTGGTCTGGATCACAGACCTGGGCACAGTCTTATTTCTTTGCGTCTTGCCCTGGATCATCATAGAAGCATGGCGGATCTCGCGCTGGACGTTATTGAAGCGATTTGACGCCACTCACCGCCAAGCCAGCGCCACTCTCACGCTGCATCGCCATGGGTACTATTTCCTGCGTCGCACCTGGGTACGAACAGCAGGAAGTTTCGGGCCTGTTTCAGCAGGCGAAACGGGGCGCTATCTCGAAAGTTATGACCGGATCGTGATGACTTCAGACGATGGAACAGAGGGCCGCCAGCTTCTTCGCCATGAAGATGGCCACTGGATCATGCATGACCCCATCGAGGCGCAATTCCAGGAAGACTACTCGCTGGATGGCTGGAAGTTCCAGCAGCATTGAGTTTACCTGATCACTTGCGACGAACTCATCGGAGATCAGGCAGCGTCTCGC is a window of Planctopirus limnophila DSM 3776 DNA encoding:
- a CDS encoding GNAT family N-acetyltransferase, translating into MSELTVRQALPADVPALAEFLTPFVAVGRLLPRTHDELEILTKHGFIAEIGGRIAGFAALEIYSPKLGELRSLAVSPIYQGRGVGRAVVQAVIDRAREQNVFEVLAITSTEDFFRKCGFDFTLPGERKALFYQTRPSYLEKPGEVLAED
- a CDS encoding deoxyribonuclease IV, with the translated sequence MSILGAHMSIAGGCYKALEAGHRLGMGCVQLFTKNNNQWRGKPLTEDDIRQFQTTWKSTGIQATCAHASYLINLASPDDVLWNKSCDALVDELERAEALGIPGVVLHPGSAVKSTPEAGITRVIEALDDVHAKCKGFRAQVWLETTAGQGSCLGARFEELSQMLDGVREPDRIGICIDTCHIFAAGYPLHTADDYADTLEKFSQKIGFDRVRAFHLNDSMKGLGSRVDRHAHIGEGQLGRIPFSRLLHDDRLSHIPKYLETEKGERDGVDLDLINLQTLQQLIANPEHD
- a CDS encoding outer membrane beta-barrel protein, with amino-acid sequence MERVIEERMMQFSLPKSWRTSLARAGVLLGAFGAMAMPVFAEDATTIAEQAKKRLNGEVVAAPASPIYQVSAMQEQVPPPVPGANVGQPDQIFVDPGYAAPAEAEEAGPWTLQSVMGSGLADKGIVFGGWADIGYSSNPDLSFTSAAEDDNVNLSQFYMFLKKEADGSKGIDWGFRFDALYGTDGDDAQSFGNPNRTYDNSAAFDHGIYEWALPQLYGEIAVGDVSVKLGHFYTIIGYEVVTSPDNFFYSRQIMFWNSEPFTHTGALATWKASDKLTVWGGWTAGWDTGFAQFDGGSNFLGGMSYAATDKLSLVYTTALGDFGLRGTGAINSFILSYMITDKLQYVGQYDVLGTNNDVDFQTDGVVRDSNGLVNYLFYTINDQWKTGARWEWYKPDGVSYYEMTYGVNYKPTQNFVLRPEVRYQWAPGISYEEFIFGVDAIFKF